From Coffea arabica cultivar ET-39 chromosome 2e, Coffea Arabica ET-39 HiFi, whole genome shotgun sequence, the proteins below share one genomic window:
- the LOC113729047 gene encoding pectinesterase inhibitor-like yields MATIRVGLTLVLLIATFLLLVLTSRGTAAEDFHAWCKKTTHSTKCIDVISADPRSDLKTSPSGFCTIVNDEAKAIAAGTSSKISSLLKTTTDPFLKNALQECSESYDSVNFRLDQDFSVLNHETYPTLAVALTEAYGQAQECEDVLNDPKPLEPSLTPEIQTAADVVDTTLQILNLNECNKIDSCVG; encoded by the coding sequence ATGGCTACCATTAGAGTTGGTCTGACTCTCGTGCTTTTGATAGCAACATTCCTCCTGCTCGTTCTTACCTCTCGAGGCACTGCAGCCGAGGATTTCCATGCGTGGTGTAAAAAGACAACCCACAGCACCAAGTGTATTGATGTGATCTCTGCCGATCCTCGAAGCGATTTGAAGACTAGTCCCAGCGGCTTTTGCACTATAGTCAACGATGAGGCCAAAGCAATTGCTGCTGGGACCTCATCAAAAATCTCAAGTCTTCTAAAAACCACCACAGAtccttttcttaaaaatgctctTCAAGAATGTTCAGAGTCATATGATAGTGTCAACTTTCGATTGGACCAAGATTTTTCAGTGCTAAATCATGAAACGTATCCAACACTTGCCGTGGCACTCACAGAAGCTTATGGTCAAGCTCAAGAGTGTGAAGATGTGTTGAATGACCCAAAGCCACTTGAACCTTCATTAACACCAGAAATCCAAACTGCTGCAGACGTAGTTGATACTACCTTACAGATCCTAAATCTTAATGAGTGTAACAAGATTGATTCTTGTGTTGGATAG